A portion of the Leptospira terpstrae serovar Hualin str. LT 11-33 = ATCC 700639 genome contains these proteins:
- a CDS encoding DUF3817 domain-containing protein: MYTLLQTKLGRFRILAFLEGLSFLTILFVTMPLKYLFQNPGPNKIVGLIHGLLFLLYLVELFQVKVELEWKAKKTALAALASVVPFGTFVAERYLYLKSDSETPVTK, encoded by the coding sequence GTGTATACATTACTCCAAACCAAATTAGGTCGATTTCGCATTTTAGCTTTTTTAGAAGGTCTTTCTTTTCTCACCATTCTCTTTGTGACCATGCCACTCAAATATCTTTTTCAAAATCCAGGGCCAAATAAGATCGTCGGACTCATCCACGGTTTGTTATTTCTTTTGTATTTAGTCGAACTCTTCCAAGTGAAAGTAGAATTAGAATGGAAGGCAAAAAAAACAGCCTTAGCCGCTTTAGCTTCTGTTGTCCCCTTCGGAACTTTCGTTGCGGAACGATATTTGTATTTGAAATCTGATTCCGAAACTCCAGTTACAAAATAA
- a CDS encoding MFS transporter, translating into MNNHNLGGRLWSVLILFGLVGQIAWSVENMYFNLFIYNTIAKNTSSVTLMVQLSGIVATVATLIAGILTDKAGNRKLFISFGYLLWGILTLSFAFVSKENTAQWFGLSDPNEIISLTIAIVITLDCIMTAFGSTANDAAFNAYVTDNTENARSLAEGVLSAMPLLAMLIVAGGFGMIVSALGYPGLFVAVGTMMSVSGIIGIWLIKDNSNLKKQNTNFISDISYGFKFVVIKENQKLYLYFFAMGIYGIASQIYMPYLIIYMQEYLKFDAIQYSIVLAGVILGASIITVILGKQFDGKNKDKLLIYFSILYIFGMLSLYTMSKTIDLSQSLMVMWLTGITSLILITGFVQVLALLGAQIRDNTPTENTGKLQGIRMIFFVLIPMYIGPMIGETINERTNLTYIDPVNGAMAHVPSPEIFLVGAIFCILIFIPLSLLLRGKHS; encoded by the coding sequence ATGAACAATCACAATCTAGGTGGACGACTTTGGTCGGTACTCATTTTATTTGGCCTCGTGGGACAGATCGCTTGGTCCGTCGAGAATATGTATTTCAACCTCTTCATCTATAATACAATCGCAAAGAATACATCTTCTGTTACACTTATGGTTCAGTTGAGTGGGATTGTTGCAACCGTTGCCACATTGATCGCCGGTATTCTAACAGATAAAGCAGGAAATCGAAAACTATTTATTTCTTTTGGTTATCTACTATGGGGGATACTTACGTTGTCCTTTGCATTTGTTTCCAAAGAAAATACAGCACAATGGTTCGGGTTATCTGACCCCAATGAAATCATAAGCTTAACCATTGCAATTGTGATCACTTTAGATTGTATAATGACAGCATTTGGATCCACTGCCAACGATGCAGCTTTTAATGCTTATGTAACAGATAACACAGAAAATGCGAGAAGTTTAGCGGAAGGTGTGTTGTCTGCTATGCCACTTCTTGCAATGTTAATTGTTGCCGGTGGCTTTGGAATGATTGTAAGTGCATTAGGTTATCCTGGACTATTTGTTGCTGTAGGAACGATGATGTCTGTTTCAGGAATCATTGGAATTTGGCTTATCAAAGACAACTCCAATCTTAAAAAACAAAATACAAATTTTATTTCAGACATTTCTTATGGTTTCAAATTTGTTGTTATTAAAGAAAATCAAAAATTATATTTATATTTTTTTGCTATGGGTATCTATGGAATCGCAAGTCAAATTTATATGCCATACCTGATCATTTATATGCAAGAATACTTAAAATTCGATGCCATACAATATTCAATTGTCCTTGCCGGTGTCATTCTTGGAGCTAGCATCATCACCGTTATACTGGGAAAACAATTTGACGGGAAAAACAAAGATAAATTACTCATATACTTCTCAATCCTATATATCTTTGGAATGTTATCGTTATATACAATGTCCAAAACAATTGACTTAAGCCAGAGTTTAATGGTCATGTGGTTAACAGGTATCACTAGCCTCATCTTAATCACTGGATTTGTGCAAGTTTTAGCACTCTTAGGAGCACAAATTCGGGACAATACACCAACAGAAAACACAGGCAAACTTCAGGGAATTCGTATGATATTTTTTGTTTTGATCCCAATGTACATCGGCCCTATGATTGGGGAAACAATCAATGAAAGAACCAACCTTACTTATATCGATCCAGTGAATGGAGCAATGGCACATGTGCCGTCGCCAGAAATCTTTTTAGTCGGCGCTATCTTCTGTATCCTCATTTTCATTCCTCTTTCCCTATTATTACGAGGTAAACATTCATAA
- a CDS encoding fibronectin type III domain-containing protein, translating to MKIRTLSVLFISFLITTQCILLPGEEKKSGMESILLGLGGGTTGNSSNLKPGATIDLNNNGIPDGILTDSNGDGISDGINLNGNDFPSLVLLDTNGDGIPDAVDQNGDGVPDYYISVTDAGIIAITTGPNGTGNTVVLVDANKDGNPEGFDTDGDGTANDTTIVQILTDVTIPTLNLSPSSATSSSTITVTIQCQDTVAAGTILYTIDGNTPSFSPKVGLTANPPNKSVSFSGDGNYTLKALCRDLAGNVSTVATGTYTIDSAAPSVSVSLSANYISNSAGAIASSTATWTSNKTGTYSIKEGSSSCNNGTEVDNGSVTSGVNKSFTRSAGSHFSGEGSKEYRICVTSLGLTGSQTFQITRDDTAPSVTPTPGPGNFSTTTSVTLACSDTGGSGCTKTVYALQSGSAPTNPAINGVSGSTTSGTEYTSAISLSDANANYLKYIARDAAGNVSSVTSGVYSVDTTVANITINSHTTYLNGTDTVTVSWQSSKAGSYQLRVGGSSCSTGTALSNGSGNLNVSGSVAAGGPDTTSTIINSNFSVGSNTIRICVENLVSNFGSNSFSLTKDSTAPNVSITSPTTNGPHPSGTTVTLSCSDTGGTGCKKTAYSTTGTDPAFSGGTACTISSGSEYTTAATLPNGSYTIKARSCDQAGNVSSVSSLAVVVGPPSAPTISLATVGNTEISIAFTTVSGATSYKVYYGTTSGVTTSNSSVTGTSSPIVVTGLTNDTIYYFRLAAIHAGGESSLSAEVNKTPTNLPIAQYCVIQWPPTLIVSASGTSDIIYGRIYHELVTPVAGFDARVIASVGYGPNNTNPITHPQLWVFTPTTFNLQIGNDDEYYSTITAPSTPGTYRYVFRFSISGVASTTYCDLDGSGSNSGLSFSDAQMGTMTVN from the coding sequence ATGAAAATTAGAACTCTATCAGTATTGTTTATATCATTTCTAATCACTACCCAGTGCATCCTTTTGCCAGGGGAAGAAAAAAAGTCTGGAATGGAATCGATTTTACTCGGTTTAGGTGGTGGCACCACAGGAAATTCGTCGAACCTAAAACCGGGAGCCACAATTGACCTAAACAACAACGGCATTCCTGATGGTATTCTTACAGATTCTAATGGGGATGGAATCTCTGATGGAATCAATCTAAATGGAAACGACTTTCCTTCACTAGTGTTACTTGATACAAATGGTGATGGAATCCCAGATGCTGTAGATCAAAATGGTGACGGAGTTCCTGACTATTACATTTCCGTAACCGACGCCGGTATCATCGCGATTACTACCGGACCAAATGGTACTGGTAATACAGTCGTGTTAGTCGATGCAAATAAGGATGGAAATCCCGAAGGATTTGATACTGATGGAGATGGAACTGCAAATGATACAACCATAGTTCAAATATTAACTGACGTTACTATTCCAACATTGAACTTATCACCTAGTTCTGCTACTTCCTCCTCTACAATTACAGTCACAATCCAATGCCAAGATACTGTAGCAGCAGGGACCATTCTTTATACTATTGATGGGAACACTCCCTCTTTTTCACCTAAGGTAGGTTTAACGGCAAATCCCCCGAATAAGTCTGTTTCCTTTTCGGGAGATGGAAATTATACATTAAAAGCCTTGTGCCGTGACTTAGCAGGAAATGTATCAACAGTTGCAACCGGGACTTATACTATTGACTCAGCTGCTCCTTCTGTATCGGTATCACTCTCGGCAAATTATATCAGTAACTCTGCTGGGGCTATCGCAAGTTCTACTGCAACTTGGACATCCAATAAAACGGGGACCTATAGTATCAAAGAAGGTTCCTCTTCGTGTAACAATGGTACTGAAGTGGATAATGGTTCTGTTACTTCCGGTGTGAACAAATCTTTTACGAGAAGTGCTGGATCTCATTTCTCCGGAGAAGGCAGTAAAGAATATAGAATTTGTGTTACTTCATTAGGACTTACAGGTTCTCAAACATTTCAAATCACCAGAGATGATACAGCACCATCTGTAACGCCGACTCCAGGTCCGGGAAATTTTTCGACGACCACTTCTGTAACCTTAGCTTGTTCTGATACGGGTGGATCCGGTTGTACCAAAACTGTTTATGCACTTCAATCTGGTTCTGCACCAACAAACCCTGCTATCAATGGAGTTTCTGGGAGTACCACTTCAGGAACTGAGTATACCTCAGCCATTTCTCTTTCTGACGCAAATGCCAATTATTTAAAATACATCGCAAGAGATGCCGCAGGAAACGTCAGTTCGGTAACCAGTGGTGTTTATAGTGTTGATACAACAGTTGCAAATATTACAATTAACTCACATACTACATACCTTAATGGAACAGACACAGTGACTGTTTCTTGGCAAAGTTCCAAGGCTGGTTCTTACCAACTCAGAGTGGGTGGATCCAGTTGTTCTACGGGAACTGCCTTATCCAATGGATCTGGAAATCTAAATGTATCTGGATCTGTGGCTGCAGGGGGTCCAGATACCACTTCGACTATAATCAATTCCAACTTTTCAGTAGGATCGAATACAATTCGAATTTGTGTTGAAAACCTAGTGTCCAACTTTGGCTCCAATTCCTTTTCTCTCACTAAAGATTCTACGGCGCCAAACGTAAGTATCACTTCTCCAACAACGAATGGCCCTCATCCAAGTGGAACTACGGTAACATTAAGTTGCTCAGATACTGGTGGAACCGGATGCAAAAAAACAGCTTATTCGACTACAGGAACGGACCCCGCTTTTAGTGGTGGAACCGCTTGTACCATTTCCAGTGGATCAGAATATACAACGGCAGCTACCTTACCAAATGGAAGTTATACGATTAAAGCGCGAAGTTGTGACCAAGCTGGGAATGTATCATCTGTATCCAGTCTTGCTGTTGTTGTTGGTCCCCCATCCGCACCAACAATCTCCTTAGCAACAGTGGGAAATACGGAAATTTCTATCGCTTTCACTACAGTTTCTGGTGCCACAAGTTATAAAGTATACTACGGTACAACATCAGGAGTGACAACAAGCAACTCTTCCGTTACTGGAACGTCTTCACCCATAGTTGTGACTGGACTGACCAATGATACAATCTATTATTTTCGATTAGCAGCGATTCATGCGGGAGGAGAAAGTTCTCTAAGTGCGGAAGTGAATAAGACACCGACAAATTTACCGATTGCTCAGTATTGTGTAATTCAATGGCCACCAACTTTAATTGTTTCAGCCAGTGGAACCTCTGATATTATTTACGGAAGAATTTATCATGAATTAGTAACTCCAGTAGCAGGCTTTGACGCTAGAGTGATTGCAAGTGTCGGTTATGGACCGAACAATACAAATCCAATCACACACCCACAGTTATGGGTTTTCACTCCTACCACATTTAATTTGCAAATTGGTAATGATGATGAATACTATTCTACAATCACAGCACCTTCTACTCCTGGTACTTATCGGTATGTCTTTAGGTTCTCCATTTCCGGTGTAGCCTCCACTACCTATTGTGATTTAGATGGAAGTGGATCAAACAGCGGCCTTTCCTTTTCAGATGCCCAGATGGGTACCATGACAGTCAATTGA
- a CDS encoding glycoside hydrolase family 2 protein — MKIISHTEYPRPQLERISYINLNGEWDLSHSKQGVETKTNYKINVPFSPETSASGIGNFILQPNEELIYKREFDLSSEFIKEITLLHFGAVDYACVCYINKTEAGSHKGGFLPFQIDITRLIQIGKNEIQLIVTDPTDTGTQSRGKQKLKRGGIWYTPQSGIWQTVWLESVSKDYVKDVKITPNIDTESVEIIVDTESSAITIQILDGEKIIAESSNQNANIKIPNMQLWSPEDPKLYSVLIKTPGDTVKSYFGMRKFSIGFDGKFKRLFLNNKPYFHNGLLDQGYWSEGLLTPPDDESMVKEIKLMKEMGFNMLRKHIKIEPLRWYYHCDRLGILVWQDFVCGGGPYETWKVAYLPFIGWKTNDTKYKFLNRTDESGRNEFISEMNKTVNLLKNTVSLSVWVLFNEGWGQFDSIKLTAELKKLDYTRTIDSVSGWYDQGKDSSDLKSLHLYYQKLKVPKNEKRVIVLSEFGGYSLKTDGHVYDENNLFGYKILPNKESLEKEYRNLIEKELIPLIEKGLSASIYTQVSDVEEEINGIVTYDRKVVKFDIDFMRKLNSKLVYR; from the coding sequence ATGAAAATTATTTCTCATACAGAATATCCACGACCTCAACTTGAGCGTATTAGTTATATAAACTTAAATGGAGAATGGGATTTATCTCACTCAAAACAAGGGGTTGAAACAAAGACAAATTATAAAATCAATGTTCCTTTCTCTCCAGAAACTTCGGCAAGTGGAATCGGAAATTTCATACTCCAACCAAATGAAGAATTAATTTACAAAAGAGAATTTGACCTTTCTTCCGAGTTTATCAAAGAAATCACCTTACTTCATTTTGGTGCTGTAGATTACGCTTGCGTATGTTATATTAACAAAACAGAAGCCGGATCTCATAAAGGAGGTTTTTTACCATTCCAAATCGATATCACTCGGTTAATTCAAATTGGTAAAAATGAAATCCAACTTATCGTTACTGATCCTACTGATACAGGAACACAATCCAGAGGAAAACAAAAACTGAAACGAGGTGGGATTTGGTACACTCCTCAATCAGGAATTTGGCAGACGGTTTGGTTAGAAAGTGTTTCGAAAGATTATGTAAAAGACGTTAAGATTACACCAAATATAGACACAGAATCAGTAGAAATCATTGTAGATACAGAAAGTTCAGCCATAACAATACAAATATTAGATGGGGAAAAAATAATTGCAGAATCTTCAAATCAAAATGCAAACATAAAGATTCCCAATATGCAACTATGGTCACCAGAAGATCCAAAACTTTATAGTGTTTTAATCAAAACTCCAGGTGATACTGTAAAATCTTATTTTGGAATGAGAAAATTTTCAATTGGATTCGATGGAAAATTCAAAAGATTATTCCTAAACAACAAACCTTACTTTCATAACGGACTTTTGGACCAAGGTTATTGGTCAGAAGGACTTCTCACACCACCAGACGATGAATCAATGGTAAAAGAAATCAAACTCATGAAAGAGATGGGATTTAATATGTTACGTAAACATATTAAAATAGAACCATTACGTTGGTATTATCATTGTGATCGACTAGGCATTTTAGTTTGGCAAGACTTTGTTTGTGGTGGAGGTCCTTACGAGACATGGAAGGTTGCTTATTTACCATTTATAGGTTGGAAAACAAATGATACAAAATATAAATTTTTAAATAGAACTGATGAATCAGGCAGAAACGAATTTATATCAGAGATGAATAAAACAGTCAACTTATTGAAAAATACAGTTAGTTTATCTGTCTGGGTTTTATTTAACGAAGGATGGGGACAGTTCGATAGTATAAAATTAACAGCTGAATTAAAAAAATTAGACTATACAAGAACCATTGATAGTGTCAGCGGATGGTATGACCAAGGGAAGGATAGTAGTGACCTTAAAAGTTTACATCTTTACTACCAAAAACTAAAAGTCCCTAAAAATGAAAAAAGAGTCATAGTACTAAGTGAGTTTGGCGGCTATTCATTAAAAACTGATGGCCATGTTTACGATGAAAACAATCTTTTTGGCTACAAAATCTTACCCAATAAAGAAAGTTTAGAAAAAGAATATCGCAATCTGATTGAAAAGGAACTTATTCCTTTAATCGAAAAAGGGCTCAGCGCTTCCATCTATACTCAAGTTAGTGATGTTGAGGAAGAAATCAACGGAATAGTCACTTACGATCGAAAAGTAGTAAAATTCGATATAGATTTTATGCGTAAATTAAATTCGAAATTAGTATACCGATAG
- a CDS encoding YheT family hydrolase yields MDFISNYPIFTVLTIITLIFLIYYFLDVTETPVLRFSESEFLLRIIDRSPNLTKKYYPTVWCFNQHLMLFLLMIKEYRTKPYSYDRLEQLKMKDGGITGLAWSGINVNSKNDEKPIVVLFHTISGDEQDVKSTVKYLRERFDWIVVVCIRRGHGNLPLTKPKINTMGSTSDLKEQLAYIQKKYPKKQLFGVGISAGSGLLARYLGEAGIKSQFTAAVAVSPAYDIEKAFHRVHPVYGKIMGQRLINYFLKTHYESLSKLKGVDELFKIKTIGEFQDKLHTISGFKDKENYYFHSNPVLVAQNIKTPLLVLNSADDPICVNQNVLENLHWLETLPNTIHVHTKRGSHIAYFEGIQASSWSDKIIGEYFSAVLKENLYKPNLAKKPRKKAKRK; encoded by the coding sequence ATGGATTTCATTTCAAACTATCCAATATTTACTGTTTTAACAATCATTACACTAATCTTTCTAATTTACTATTTTTTAGATGTAACTGAAACTCCCGTTCTGCGATTTAGTGAATCTGAGTTTTTACTTCGGATCATAGACAGATCTCCAAACCTCACAAAAAAATACTATCCTACAGTTTGGTGTTTTAACCAGCACCTCATGTTATTCCTCCTGATGATAAAAGAGTATCGCACAAAACCATATTCTTACGACCGATTGGAACAGTTAAAAATGAAAGATGGAGGAATTACGGGTCTTGCATGGTCAGGCATCAATGTAAATTCCAAAAATGATGAAAAGCCAATCGTTGTACTCTTTCATACAATTAGCGGTGATGAACAAGATGTGAAATCTACAGTAAAATATTTGCGAGAGCGTTTTGACTGGATTGTGGTTGTTTGTATTCGTAGGGGGCATGGAAATCTCCCACTTACCAAACCAAAAATAAATACGATGGGTTCAACTTCTGATTTAAAAGAACAATTAGCATATATCCAAAAAAAATATCCCAAAAAACAATTGTTTGGTGTAGGAATATCGGCTGGTTCCGGATTACTTGCACGTTACTTAGGGGAAGCAGGTATAAAAAGCCAATTTACAGCAGCTGTTGCGGTTTCACCTGCTTATGATATTGAAAAAGCCTTTCACAGAGTCCACCCAGTGTATGGTAAAATTATGGGACAAAGATTAATTAATTATTTTTTAAAAACTCATTACGAAAGTTTATCGAAATTAAAAGGAGTGGATGAACTCTTCAAAATTAAAACCATCGGTGAATTTCAAGATAAGTTACATACCATTTCTGGCTTCAAAGATAAGGAAAATTACTATTTCCATTCCAATCCTGTGTTAGTTGCACAAAACATAAAAACACCTTTACTAGTTTTGAATTCGGCAGACGATCCTATTTGTGTGAACCAAAATGTATTAGAAAATCTCCACTGGTTAGAGACACTTCCTAATACAATTCATGTACATACAAAACGAGGAAGCCATATCGCCTATTTTGAAGGAATTCAAGCAAGTTCCTGGTCTGACAAAATCATAGGAGAATATTTTTCCGCAGTTCTCAAAGAAAATTTATATAAACCAAACTTAGCGAAAAAACCTAGAAAAAAAGCGAAGAGAAAATAG
- a CDS encoding 7TM diverse intracellular signaling domain-containing protein has protein sequence MKSSPHYLLKTIFLFSYLLSGALWSVEVSSVLDQKSIGKEIQIFEDSTKLLTINDILDPNHNQKFLPSKDEIPNFGQTNFHYWIKVNFENKSPEYTKRLLEIDYNNIDLVEVYSESNGKFQRTDKTGMMFPFSERKIKNRNFIFSIEMEKGTSKTIYIKLYNSGGLSVPLKIWNEESFFLHYADIQQGLGLYYGVMIVMILYNFFIFLSVKDISYLYYVTYILGFLGLQLTLTGNGFQYLWPNLPEFQRNGFVFFSGFCVASLILFTRRFLNTKENIPYWLDQLLKLFFILQVAQIPFILLFSPEITVKIGLLLFLPVPILIFIAAVISFLNHYRAARFFLLAFTILIGATIVVAFKYLNLISPNILTEYGLYIGSASEVILLSIALADRINIMKEEKEIAQQKAIEMQKILTESYARFVPKDFLANLGKETILDVKLGDQIQKYMAVLFSDIRSFTTLSEQMSPEQNFNFINSYLGRMSPIIQKHNGFIDKFIGDAIMALFERNITDAIFAGVDMQLYLKEYNYHRSKQGYVPIQIGVGIHAGSLMLGTIGAEERLEGTVISDTVNLASRVQNLTKIYGAKIAVTEAAIHAIDDKHIQSLEYRFLDRVRVKGKTKPVSVYEILNGDDPKSLEQKLNTKDLYLEATKAYHSENFPEAKEKFERVAKLFPEDKATQLYLKRLFPATNQGSSLQLGLTEEEE, from the coding sequence TTGAAATCATCTCCACACTATTTACTAAAAACTATTTTTCTATTTAGCTATCTACTGTCAGGTGCTCTATGGTCAGTAGAAGTAAGTAGTGTTCTAGATCAAAAATCAATTGGGAAAGAAATTCAAATTTTCGAAGACTCTACTAAATTACTCACAATCAATGATATTCTAGATCCGAATCACAATCAGAAATTTTTACCTTCGAAGGATGAGATTCCCAATTTTGGACAAACCAATTTTCACTATTGGATTAAAGTCAATTTTGAAAATAAAAGTCCAGAATATACAAAACGACTTTTAGAAATTGATTATAACAATATTGATTTAGTAGAAGTATACTCAGAGTCGAACGGAAAATTCCAAAGAACAGATAAAACAGGAATGATGTTTCCATTCTCAGAGAGAAAAATAAAAAATAGAAATTTTATATTCTCTATTGAAATGGAAAAGGGTACATCCAAAACAATCTATATAAAACTCTACAATAGCGGTGGCTTATCTGTTCCATTAAAAATCTGGAATGAGGAATCGTTTTTCTTACATTACGCAGACATCCAACAAGGTCTGGGATTGTATTATGGAGTCATGATTGTCATGATCCTGTATAATTTTTTCATTTTTTTAAGTGTAAAAGATATTAGTTATTTGTATTACGTAACTTATATTTTAGGATTTTTAGGACTACAGTTAACTCTCACAGGCAATGGATTTCAGTATTTATGGCCTAATTTACCTGAGTTTCAAAGGAATGGATTTGTATTTTTTAGCGGCTTTTGTGTTGCCTCGCTAATTTTGTTCACAAGACGTTTTTTAAATACAAAAGAAAATATACCTTACTGGTTGGACCAACTGCTAAAGTTGTTTTTTATACTTCAAGTCGCACAAATTCCATTTATCTTACTTTTTTCTCCGGAAATCACTGTAAAAATTGGACTCCTACTTTTCCTTCCTGTTCCCATTCTCATTTTTATTGCAGCTGTTATTAGTTTCTTAAACCATTATAGAGCAGCACGGTTTTTCCTTCTTGCATTCACAATTCTTATTGGAGCAACAATTGTAGTTGCCTTTAAGTATTTAAATCTAATTTCACCTAACATTCTAACAGAATATGGTCTTTATATAGGTTCTGCTTCGGAAGTGATCTTACTTTCCATTGCACTAGCAGACAGGATCAATATTATGAAAGAAGAAAAGGAAATTGCTCAACAAAAAGCAATCGAAATGCAAAAAATTCTTACAGAATCTTATGCTCGTTTTGTACCAAAAGACTTCTTAGCAAACCTAGGAAAAGAAACAATATTGGATGTTAAGTTAGGTGACCAAATACAAAAGTATATGGCCGTTTTATTTAGTGACATTCGCTCCTTTACTACACTTTCGGAACAAATGAGCCCCGAACAAAATTTTAATTTCATTAATTCATATTTAGGAAGAATGAGCCCTATCATCCAAAAGCACAATGGCTTTATCGATAAGTTTATTGGAGATGCTATCATGGCCTTATTCGAAAGAAATATTACAGATGCGATTTTTGCAGGTGTTGATATGCAATTGTATTTAAAAGAATACAATTACCATAGAAGCAAACAAGGTTATGTTCCCATTCAAATTGGGGTTGGGATTCATGCGGGATCCCTTATGTTAGGAACCATAGGTGCTGAAGAACGGTTAGAAGGTACCGTCATTTCAGACACGGTAAATTTAGCCTCACGCGTCCAAAACCTAACTAAAATTTATGGAGCTAAAATTGCCGTCACTGAAGCCGCAATTCATGCCATAGATGACAAACACATTCAAAGCTTAGAATACCGCTTTTTAGACCGCGTTCGCGTAAAAGGGAAAACGAAGCCTGTTTCTGTTTATGAAATCCTGAATGGTGATGATCCGAAATCCTTAGAACAAAAATTAAACACGAAAGATTTATATTTAGAAGCAACGAAAGCCTACCATTCTGAAAACTTTCCCGAGGCCAAAGAAAAATTTGAAAGGGTCGCAAAACTTTTCCCAGAGGATAAGGCAACTCAATTGTATTTAAAACGACTGTTCCCTGCGACTAACCAAGGCTCCTCCCTTCAGTTAGGGTTAACAGAAGAAGAAGAGTAA
- a CDS encoding lipid A deacylase LpxR family protein gives MKVLRHFLLLVIIFNFGIWAQTSKTSKKQKPVKLETLPETERMVPVTQTKDQYQIRLIMENDAFGAFSDRYYTNGSRLEFHMTAGESNPTRRILGYWNDLFITPSQNTRYLQGFALGQEFYTPTNITKADVSYGDRPYSSRAYFSNSLTTATEDTSITTELEVGMIGPSVGGKSAQMNFHNLIGSPTPQGWDTQIPNSYSGALKTDVRKFHHRFFGTQYNLNLGNIQTDASFGLIFRFGNVDKTPGPGSSALQPGPPILHEDGKGYWYFYINPGGTFQFYNATIQGQMGTDKTYKSQSRDSAFSNWDNYLNNPTPEAGEREIQYRALAEDNGRNSLQRYILFNEFLVNGTNNPYNIGLNYLIFNNIFNGAEDIEKGTRLFLLKNLTDQWDQIPDNARALAIYSIFRPEGGKLPPLIRLYSYEILSQFILDPKQREVLLQLLREEIEYRDEKTYVADLKRAVGFVRAGFVSVSNAGFLFGIHYNYQTIDFQSGKGLPQQHQWLGFQLGKVF, from the coding sequence ATGAAAGTCCTTCGCCACTTCCTCCTGTTGGTAATTATATTTAACTTTGGCATTTGGGCCCAAACTTCAAAAACATCCAAAAAACAAAAACCAGTAAAACTGGAAACCTTGCCAGAAACTGAGAGGATGGTCCCTGTAACACAAACAAAAGACCAATACCAAATTAGGCTCATTATGGAAAATGATGCCTTTGGAGCTTTTTCAGATCGATATTATACCAACGGTTCTCGTTTAGAATTTCATATGACAGCAGGAGAATCGAATCCTACTCGCAGGATATTAGGATATTGGAATGATTTATTCATTACACCTTCTCAAAACACCAGGTATCTGCAAGGATTTGCACTGGGCCAAGAATTTTATACACCAACAAACATAACAAAGGCGGATGTATCTTACGGAGATCGACCATATTCGAGTCGTGCATATTTCAGTAATTCTTTAACGACAGCTACTGAAGATACTAGCATCACAACAGAATTGGAAGTAGGAATGATAGGACCTTCAGTAGGAGGAAAATCAGCGCAGATGAACTTTCACAATCTCATCGGATCACCTACCCCACAAGGATGGGACACACAAATCCCCAATTCCTACTCAGGCGCATTAAAAACAGACGTAAGGAAATTTCATCATCGATTTTTTGGAACCCAATACAATTTAAATTTAGGGAATATACAAACTGATGCCTCCTTTGGACTTATCTTTCGTTTTGGGAATGTAGACAAAACACCGGGACCAGGTAGTTCTGCACTGCAACCAGGCCCGCCTATTCTTCATGAAGATGGAAAAGGGTATTGGTATTTTTATATAAATCCTGGTGGAACATTCCAGTTCTACAATGCAACGATCCAAGGCCAAATGGGTACAGACAAAACATACAAATCTCAGAGTAGAGATTCCGCGTTTAGTAATTGGGATAATTATTTAAACAATCCAACTCCAGAAGCTGGAGAAAGAGAAATTCAATATAGAGCTCTTGCAGAAGATAACGGAAGAAACTCTCTTCAAAGATATATTTTGTTTAATGAATTTTTAGTTAATGGCACGAATAACCCTTACAACATAGGTCTCAATTATTTGATCTTTAACAATATTTTTAACGGTGCTGAAGATATCGAAAAAGGGACTCGTTTATTTTTATTAAAAAACCTAACAGACCAATGGGATCAAATACCAGATAACGCTCGTGCATTGGCAATTTATTCAATTTTTAGACCGGAAGGAGGAAAACTTCCTCCATTGATTCGTCTTTATTCTTATGAAATTTTATCACAGTTTATTTTAGATCCAAAACAAAGAGAAGTCTTGTTGCAGTTGTTACGTGAAGAAATAGAATATAGAGATGAAAAAACTTATGTGGCAGACTTAAAAAGAGCTGTCGGTTTTGTCAGAGCAGGTTTTGTTTCGGTTTCGAATGCAGGATTTTTATTTGGTATTCATTACAATTACCAAACAATTGATTTTCAATCAGGAAAAGGATTACCTCAACAACACCAATGGCTTGGATTTCAATTGGGAAAAGTATTCTAA